A single Defluviitalea saccharophila DNA region contains:
- a CDS encoding ECF transporter S component — translation MENIQRVAGQKKRVFETSNLVKMGLLSALAFILMRLDFPIPGFPPFLKMDVSDIPSVIGALAMGPAAGVIIQFAKAFLYMVSGSDTGFVGPLANFIVGAAYVLPLGLVYKYKPNLKGFIIGCFGGTISMAAVGGLMNYFVMIPFYAVLFGMGIDVIVAMGTKVNASITDLKTLVLYSIVPFNLLKASGISILGYGVYKALQPLFRTNK, via the coding sequence ATGGAAAACATTCAAAGAGTAGCAGGTCAAAAGAAAAGAGTATTTGAAACAAGCAATTTAGTAAAGATGGGATTATTATCAGCTTTGGCATTTATCCTTATGAGGCTTGATTTCCCGATACCAGGGTTCCCACCATTCTTGAAAATGGATGTAAGCGATATCCCTTCAGTAATTGGTGCATTGGCTATGGGTCCGGCTGCCGGGGTAATTATTCAATTTGCTAAAGCATTTCTTTACATGGTTTCTGGAAGCGATACAGGGTTTGTAGGTCCTTTAGCCAATTTTATTGTAGGTGCGGCATATGTATTGCCTCTTGGGCTTGTATATAAATATAAGCCAAATTTAAAAGGATTCATTATTGGATGTTTTGGTGGAACAATTTCTATGGCGGCAGTCGGCGGACTTATGAATTATTTCGTAATGATTCCGTTTTATGCAGTACTATTTGGAATGGGTATTGACGTGATTGTTGCCATGGGTACTAAAGTCAATGCAAGCATCACCGATTTAAAAACTTTGGTATTATACTCTATTGTGCCTTTTAACCTGTTAAAAGCCAGCGGCATTTCTATTTTAGGCTATGGCGTGTATAAGGCGCTGCAACCTTTGTTCCGCACAAATAAATAG
- a CDS encoding GNAT family N-acetyltransferase: protein MEVRSFNDDYHEVGQLVLSAQANKETYFFTPVYATVEEMKKAWEGKELILMVAEEDNQIIGFGGLDLVRKEGNPNADLYGIVVNPLYRNQGVGSALMEALIQKAKEVGIHSIYAQVGTENEEGIDFLIKYGFEYKRSFFRMEMNEPIYQEVECPENIEIRRTEKIKDQEQFLETYKEIFGNIKHGEKQLAILSDPNNNHEIFLMFRVSRSTGKELLIGFCGVESIEEDTGINRRIDTLGVIDKYGRRGMGKVLYMTVLNYYWSLPDTKKISITLKSSSENVKKFYLSCGMEETQSTETYKYEIEY from the coding sequence ATGGAAGTTAGGTCGTTTAATGATGACTATCACGAGGTCGGCCAATTAGTATTAAGTGCACAGGCAAATAAGGAAACATATTTCTTCACTCCGGTCTATGCGACAGTGGAGGAAATGAAAAAGGCTTGGGAGGGAAAAGAACTCATCTTGATGGTTGCAGAAGAAGACAATCAGATCATAGGTTTCGGGGGACTGGATTTAGTCCGAAAAGAGGGTAACCCCAATGCGGATTTATACGGGATTGTCGTAAATCCTCTTTATCGCAATCAAGGGGTAGGCAGTGCGTTAATGGAAGCTTTAATTCAAAAAGCAAAAGAAGTAGGCATCCATTCGATTTATGCTCAAGTTGGCACAGAAAATGAAGAAGGAATAGATTTTTTAATCAAGTATGGCTTTGAGTATAAAAGAAGCTTTTTTAGAATGGAAATGAATGAACCGATCTATCAAGAAGTAGAGTGTCCCGAAAATATTGAAATAAGAAGAACAGAAAAAATAAAGGATCAAGAGCAGTTCTTAGAAACCTATAAAGAAATTTTTGGCAATATAAAACATGGAGAAAAACAGCTTGCCATTCTATCCGATCCAAATAATAACCATGAGATTTTCCTAATGTTTAGGGTGAGCAGAAGCACCGGAAAAGAACTGTTAATTGGTTTCTGCGGTGTAGAAAGTATAGAAGAAGATACCGGAATCAATCGCCGTATTGATACCCTGGGCGTCATTGATAAGTATGGAAGAAGAGGAATGGGTAAAGTACTTTATATGACGGTTTTAAATTATTATTGGTCTTTGCCTGATACGAAAAAGATTAGTATTACTTTAAAAAGTTCATCGGAAAATGTTAAAAAGTTTTATTTGTCCTGTGGCATGGAAGAAACACAAAGTACAGAAACCTACAAATATGAAATTGAATATTAA
- a CDS encoding aspartate kinase, with translation MLIVQKFGGSSVANVERVFNVAKRIIETYKQGNDVVVVLSAQGDTTDELIAKAHEIDLHPSRREMDMLISTGEQISVALMAMAIQKLGYPAVSLNAFQVGMHTNRTHSNARLKKIHTERIEAELDRKNIVLVTGFQGINRFEDITTLGRSGSDTTAVALAAALRADQCEIYTDVEGVYTADPRIVKNARKLKEISYDEMLELASLGAKVLHNRSVEIAKKYNVELVVRSSLNNAEGTVVKEVCNMEKMLVSGVAGDKNVARISVIGVQDTPGKAFELFSLLAKHKISVDIILQSIGRDGTKDISFTVARDDLHDALKLIKENQERLTAKDVVYSDKIAKVSIVGAGMATNPGVAAMMFEAMYNAGININMISTSEVKISVLIDEKFTEDAMNAIHEQFRLAIER, from the coding sequence TTGTTAATTGTACAAAAATTTGGAGGAAGTTCCGTCGCTAACGTAGAAAGAGTATTTAATGTTGCAAAAAGAATCATAGAAACCTATAAACAAGGAAACGATGTAGTTGTTGTTTTATCAGCGCAAGGAGATACTACCGATGAACTCATTGCGAAAGCTCACGAGATAGATTTACATCCTTCCAGAAGAGAAATGGATATGCTTATATCTACGGGGGAACAAATATCTGTTGCCCTTATGGCAATGGCAATTCAAAAACTGGGGTATCCTGCTGTATCATTGAATGCTTTTCAAGTAGGAATGCATACTAACCGTACCCATAGCAACGCAAGATTAAAGAAAATTCACACGGAAAGAATAGAAGCTGAATTAGACAGAAAAAACATTGTATTGGTTACAGGTTTTCAAGGAATTAATAGATTTGAGGATATTACTACTCTTGGAAGAAGCGGATCAGATACTACTGCAGTTGCCTTAGCTGCTGCCTTAAGAGCAGATCAATGTGAGATTTATACGGATGTTGAAGGGGTATATACTGCTGACCCGAGAATTGTTAAGAATGCGAGAAAATTGAAGGAAATCTCATATGACGAAATGTTGGAACTGGCTTCTTTAGGAGCAAAGGTTCTCCATAACCGTTCTGTTGAAATTGCCAAAAAATATAATGTAGAACTCGTTGTAAGATCCAGCTTAAACAATGCAGAAGGAACAGTTGTTAAGGAGGTATGTAATATGGAAAAAATGTTAGTAAGCGGTGTAGCAGGCGATAAAAATGTAGCCAGAATCTCGGTGATCGGTGTACAAGATACTCCAGGAAAGGCATTTGAATTATTCTCATTATTGGCAAAGCATAAAATTAGTGTAGATATTATTTTACAATCCATAGGTAGAGACGGAACCAAGGACATTTCCTTTACAGTAGCCAGAGATGATTTACACGATGCGCTAAAACTCATTAAAGAAAATCAAGAAAGATTAACTGCAAAAGATGTTGTATACAGTGACAAAATAGCAAAAGTATCTATTGTTGGAGCAGGCATGGCAACCAATCCGGGAGTTGCGGCAATGATGTTTGAAGCGATGTATAATGCAGGAATTAATATCAATATGATTTCTACCTCTGAAGTAAAGATTTCCGTACTAATTGATGAAAAATTCACAGAAGATGCTATGAATGCAATCCACGAGCAATTTAGATTGGCAATAGAAAGATAG
- a CDS encoding Tex family protein, whose translation MDIIKKLQEEFELKPFQVENTVKLIDEGNTIPFIARYRKEATGSLDDVTLRNFYERLNYLCNLADKKEQVTRSIEEQGKLTDELVKQIEKAETITELEDIYRPFRPKRRTRATIAMEKGLEPFAKILWEQDSKLSPEEIAKDYINPEKEVHTIEDALQGAMDILAEWISDEANYRKYIRRETFSKGLLVTKAKDGDLESVYEMYYDYSEAIRSIPGHRILAINRGEKEKALSVKIEAPIERIEAFLEKQVINNDKSPFADLLKAVIEDSYKRLIAPAIEREIRNELTEKAETRALAVFKSNLSQLLMQPPIKNKVVMGWDPAFRTGCKIAVVDETGKVLDTTVVYPTPPQNKVKEAKEVLKELIKKYNIDIIAIGNGTASRESEMIVSELIKEIDKEVHYIIVNEAGASVYSASPLGSEEFPQYDVGIRSAASIARRLQDPLAELVKIDPKSIGVGQYQHDMNQKRLEEALNGVVEDCVNRVGVDLNTASVSLLQYVAGIRNTVAKNIVEYRETNGKFTTRKQLLEVKKLGPKVFEQCAGFLRIPESDNGLDRTGVHPESYKAAKALLKYLGYTEKDILESKIKNIREQIEDINILAEELEIGVPTLEDIIKELEKPGRDPREDMPKPILRSDVLELEDLKPGMVLMGTVRNITDFGAFVDIGVHQDGLVHISEMSDRFIKHPLEAVSVGDIIKVSVLSVDINKKRIALTMKGI comes from the coding sequence ATGGACATTATAAAAAAATTGCAGGAAGAATTTGAGTTAAAACCTTTTCAGGTTGAAAATACAGTAAAACTCATTGATGAAGGAAATACAATTCCTTTTATTGCAAGATACCGAAAAGAAGCTACAGGTTCCTTAGATGATGTAACGCTCCGCAATTTTTATGAAAGATTAAATTACCTTTGTAATCTGGCAGATAAAAAGGAGCAGGTTACAAGAAGCATCGAAGAACAGGGGAAATTAACCGATGAACTGGTTAAGCAAATTGAAAAAGCTGAAACGATCACTGAATTAGAAGATATATATAGACCTTTTAGGCCTAAGAGGAGGACAAGGGCTACCATCGCAATGGAAAAAGGCTTAGAACCTTTTGCAAAAATCCTGTGGGAACAAGATTCTAAGCTTTCACCGGAAGAAATTGCAAAGGATTATATCAACCCCGAAAAAGAGGTCCATACGATAGAAGATGCTCTGCAAGGGGCAATGGATATTTTAGCGGAATGGATTTCTGACGAGGCCAATTATCGCAAATACATTCGTCGAGAAACCTTTAGTAAAGGCCTGCTTGTTACTAAAGCAAAGGATGGAGATTTAGAATCCGTATATGAAATGTACTATGACTATAGTGAAGCGATTAGAAGTATTCCCGGACATAGAATCTTAGCTATTAACAGGGGAGAAAAAGAAAAAGCCTTATCCGTTAAAATAGAAGCACCTATAGAAAGAATAGAGGCCTTTTTAGAAAAACAAGTGATTAATAATGACAAGAGTCCTTTTGCAGACCTCTTAAAAGCTGTAATAGAAGACAGCTATAAAAGATTAATTGCTCCTGCCATAGAGAGAGAAATAAGAAATGAGTTAACCGAAAAAGCTGAAACCAGAGCATTAGCGGTTTTTAAAAGCAATCTTTCACAGCTTTTAATGCAGCCTCCTATTAAGAATAAAGTGGTTATGGGATGGGACCCTGCATTTCGTACCGGATGCAAAATTGCCGTTGTGGATGAAACAGGGAAAGTGTTAGATACGACGGTAGTATATCCAACCCCTCCGCAAAATAAAGTGAAAGAGGCAAAAGAAGTATTAAAAGAGTTGATTAAAAAATATAATATCGACATTATTGCTATTGGAAACGGAACCGCATCCAGAGAATCCGAAATGATTGTTTCGGAACTTATAAAAGAGATAGACAAAGAGGTGCATTATATTATCGTCAATGAGGCGGGAGCCTCTGTATATTCTGCTTCTCCTTTAGGCTCGGAGGAGTTTCCGCAGTACGATGTTGGAATAAGAAGTGCCGCTTCCATTGCAAGGAGACTTCAAGATCCTTTAGCAGAGCTGGTTAAGATTGATCCTAAATCCATTGGAGTAGGGCAATATCAGCATGATATGAATCAAAAAAGATTGGAAGAAGCTCTGAATGGGGTTGTAGAGGATTGTGTGAATCGAGTTGGGGTAGACTTAAATACGGCTTCGGTTTCTCTGCTTCAGTATGTTGCAGGAATCAGAAATACTGTAGCTAAAAATATCGTAGAATATAGAGAAACCAATGGTAAGTTTACAACCAGAAAACAATTATTAGAAGTAAAGAAATTAGGTCCTAAAGTATTTGAGCAGTGTGCCGGATTTTTACGCATACCCGAATCAGACAATGGTTTAGACAGAACGGGGGTTCACCCGGAATCTTATAAGGCAGCAAAGGCTTTGCTGAAATATCTGGGCTATACTGAAAAAGATATATTAGAATCCAAAATAAAGAATATAAGAGAGCAAATAGAGGATATAAATATATTAGCAGAAGAATTAGAAATAGGTGTACCTACCCTGGAAGATATTATCAAAGAGTTGGAAAAGCCAGGAAGAGATCCAAGGGAAGATATGCCAAAGCCAATATTAAGAAGCGATGTCCTTGAGCTTGAAGATTTAAAACCGGGCATGGTTTTAATGGGAACCGTACGCAATATTACGGACTTTGGCGCTTTTGTGGACATAGGCGTTCATCAGGACGGACTCGTTCATATATCAGAAATGTCAGATCGATTTATCAAGCATCCATTAGAAGCAGTCAGTGTGGGTGATATTATTAAGGTATCTGTATTAAGTGTTGACATAAATAAGAAGAGAATAGCATTAACGATGAAAGGGATTTAA